In Microbacterium sp. AB, a single genomic region encodes these proteins:
- a CDS encoding MFS transporter, with the protein MSSATRTRTVRIDQQPSRRKVVTAGCIGIFVELYDNGIFAFMASALALVFFPRDDATSALVFVFAGYAVSFFVRPLGAIFFGILGDRFGRQRMLVAVIMLISVATAGLGLLPPYSAIGIAAPILLVLLRMLQGFSVGGEAAGAMTFLAEHAPEGRRGLHTSLAQIASFAALLTGTIVAYLMSPWLTAEAIDGGGFGAWAWRIPFLVAVPLGVIGWYIRKSLEDTPNFQRLKAEGGLSRNPLKEAFSTPEHRRAMMLALIIPLMNGSGYYVLFSYMPTFLKGDQIGFDIGTALIVTASSLEAICIAIPVMGALSDRVGRKRVIAGAAIAMAIVAIPAYALIATGQLGLAILGACTMAVVFAGHTAVIHILIVELFPTRIRYSAYGLGYNISSALFGGTAPLLMTWLIGLTGNVYMPAFYAVVTSLGTLFAVLTVTDRAHVPLRDE; encoded by the coding sequence ATGAGTTCCGCTACACGAACCCGCACCGTCCGCATCGACCAGCAGCCGAGCCGCCGCAAGGTGGTCACCGCGGGCTGCATCGGCATCTTCGTCGAGCTGTACGACAACGGCATCTTCGCCTTCATGGCGTCGGCGCTCGCCCTCGTCTTCTTCCCCCGCGACGACGCGACGAGCGCGCTCGTCTTCGTCTTCGCCGGCTACGCCGTGTCGTTCTTCGTCCGCCCGCTCGGCGCCATCTTCTTCGGCATCCTCGGCGACCGTTTCGGCAGACAGCGGATGCTCGTCGCCGTCATCATGCTCATCAGCGTCGCCACGGCCGGGCTGGGCCTGCTGCCGCCGTACTCGGCCATCGGCATCGCCGCCCCCATCCTCCTCGTGCTGCTGCGCATGCTGCAGGGCTTCTCGGTGGGCGGCGAGGCCGCGGGCGCCATGACGTTCCTCGCCGAGCACGCCCCGGAGGGCAGGCGCGGCCTGCACACGAGCCTCGCGCAGATCGCGTCGTTCGCGGCGCTCCTCACGGGCACGATCGTCGCCTACCTCATGTCGCCGTGGCTCACGGCCGAGGCCATCGACGGCGGCGGGTTCGGAGCGTGGGCCTGGCGCATCCCGTTCCTCGTGGCCGTGCCGCTCGGCGTCATCGGCTGGTACATCCGCAAGTCGCTCGAGGACACCCCCAACTTCCAGAGGCTCAAGGCGGAGGGCGGGCTCTCCCGCAACCCGCTCAAGGAGGCGTTCTCGACGCCCGAGCACCGCCGGGCGATGATGCTGGCCCTGATCATCCCGCTCATGAACGGATCCGGATACTACGTGCTGTTCAGCTACATGCCCACGTTCCTCAAGGGCGACCAGATCGGGTTCGACATCGGCACGGCGCTCATCGTCACGGCGAGCAGCCTCGAGGCGATCTGCATCGCCATCCCGGTCATGGGCGCGCTGTCGGACCGCGTCGGCCGCAAGCGCGTGATCGCCGGCGCCGCGATCGCGATGGCCATCGTCGCGATACCCGCCTACGCGCTCATCGCGACGGGACAGCTGGGCCTCGCCATCCTCGGAGCCTGCACCATGGCCGTCGTGTTCGCGGGGCACACCGCCGTCATCCACATCCTCATCGTGGAGCTCTTCCCGACGCGCATCCGCTACAGCGCCTACGGCCTCGGCTACAACATCTCCTCGGCGCTGTTCGGCGGCACCGCGCCCCTGCTCATGACCTGGCTCATCGGGCTGACGGGCAACGTCTACATGCCGGCGTTCTACGCGGTGGTCACCTCGCTCGGCACCCTGTTCGCCGTGCTCACCGTCACCGATCGCGCGCACGTCCCGCTACGGGACGAGTGA
- a CDS encoding SDR family oxidoreductase, giving the protein MPYSDYRTALVTGASTGMGAATVERLAANGIVVHAVARDAARLEALAERTGAVPHAVDLSDTDRLEEELSGIEVDVLVNNAGVSAPGNILDASRGTVDAMVDVNLRAVLHLTRIFLPGMAERDLGHIVNVSSIAGLYNFFGHTAYHATKAAVHQISRQIRNDTVGKRIRVTEIAPGRVETEIFGRNLGGSPEAMKEAWETYYEGYESLTTADIVAAIDFAIAAPRHVNVGLLEIMPTFQVPGGLTFDRRNA; this is encoded by the coding sequence GTGCCCTACAGCGACTATCGGACCGCCCTCGTGACGGGCGCGTCGACCGGGATGGGAGCCGCCACGGTCGAGAGGCTCGCGGCGAACGGCATCGTCGTCCACGCCGTCGCGCGGGACGCCGCGCGTCTCGAGGCGCTCGCCGAGCGCACGGGCGCCGTCCCGCACGCCGTCGACCTGTCCGACACCGACCGGCTGGAGGAGGAGCTGTCGGGGATCGAGGTCGACGTCCTCGTCAACAACGCGGGCGTGAGCGCGCCGGGAAACATCCTCGACGCCTCGCGCGGGACCGTCGACGCGATGGTGGACGTGAACCTCCGCGCCGTGCTCCACCTCACGAGGATCTTCCTGCCGGGGATGGCGGAGCGCGATCTCGGCCACATCGTCAACGTCTCGAGCATCGCGGGGCTGTACAACTTCTTCGGGCACACCGCGTATCACGCGACCAAGGCCGCGGTGCACCAGATCTCGCGACAGATCCGCAACGACACCGTCGGCAAGCGCATCCGCGTGACGGAGATCGCGCCCGGGCGCGTCGAGACCGAGATCTTCGGGCGCAACCTCGGCGGATCGCCCGAGGCGATGAAGGAGGCGTGGGAGACCTACTACGAGGGGTACGAGTCGCTCACGACCGCGGACATCGTCGCCGCCATCGACTTCGCGATCGCCGCGCCGCGGCACGTGAACGTGGGCCTCCTGGAGATCATGCCGACCTTCCAGGTGCCCGGAGGACTCACCTTCGACAGGAGAAACGCATGA